One genomic segment of Gossypium arboreum isolate Shixiya-1 chromosome 3, ASM2569848v2, whole genome shotgun sequence includes these proteins:
- the LOC108487162 gene encoding PLASTID TRANSCRIPTIONALLY ACTIVE protein 6, chloroplastic gives MATTTTATLFLSPPLFTAKYSSSSLRINHSLLPFPSIKPKPLHFPSTSTLKPSFLVRVDDGDADAGGPDDYDMDEEEVEELDNKKDFDVEYDPLAAASAATASSATIDVDIQITESKSFVSTQGWDSDMVVDYRINEEEFHKISLMDCDFFIRKPPDPDNDVYDFREMYVSPPDMDVYSIPKVLAPMPQKYIRCAMSDYGCYNVTEPPIDAPRDPLYKTEREVMKVFLTKHYRNRRLGDPEFVLDFEEIYVIDSKTKSITRAKVLVTVPGGRNRDRKNDLLVIRDNGDSFKIIHSSERDDPTTVIEREEWDKTRQDMERHLRKLRDFSISNWF, from the exons ATGGCCACCACTACCACCGCCACCCTCTTCCTCTCCCCACCACTTTTCACTGCAAAATACTCCTCCTCCTCCCTCCGCATCAACCACTCCCTCCTTCCCTTCCCTTCTATCAAACCAAAACCGCTCCACTTCCCCTCAACTTCAACCCTTAAACCCTCCTTCCTCGTCCGAGTCGACGACGGCGACGCCGATGCCGGAGGACCCGATGACTACGACATGGACGAAGAAGAAGTCGAAGAGCTGGACAACAAGAAAGACTTCGATGTTGAATACGACCCTTTAGCTGCCGCCTCTGCTGCCACCGCTTCTTCTGCTACTATTGACGTCGACATTCAAATTACTGAAAGCAAGAGCTTTGTGTCAACTCAAGGGTGGGACTCGGATATGGTGGTAGACTATAGGATAAATGAGGAGGAGTTTCATAAGATTAGCTTGATGGATTGCGATTTTTTTATTCGGAAACCACCTGACCCGGATAATGATGTTTATGATTTTAGGGAG ATGTATGTCTCTCCACCAGATATGGACGTGTATTCTATTCCAAAAGTTTTGGCTCCAATGCCTCAAAAG TACATCCGCTGTGCAATGAGTGATTATGGCTGCTACAATGTTACAGAGCCACCCATTGATGCACCTCGAGACCCACTTTATAAAACCGAGCGAGAGGTCATGAAG GTTTTCTTAACAAAACATTATAGGAACAGGAGATTAGGTGACCCCGAATTTGTGCTAGACTTTGAGGAGATATACGTGATTGATTCAAAGACCAAGTCAATTACCAGAGCAAAGGTTTTG GTCACTGTTCCAGGAGGAAGAAACCGGGATAGAAAGAATGACCTACTTGTTATACGTGATAATGGAGACTCCTTCAAAATAATTCATTCG AGTGAAAGAGATGATCCTACAACTGTAATTGAAAGGGAAGAATGGGACAAAACCAGACAAGACATGGAAAGACATCTCAGGAAGCTACGAGATTTCAGCATTTCGAATTGGTTCTAA